A part of Brassica rapa cultivar Chiifu-401-42 chromosome A05, CAAS_Brap_v3.01, whole genome shotgun sequence genomic DNA contains:
- the LOC103867328 gene encoding BEL1-like homeodomain protein 1 translates to MAAYFHGNPPEISAGSDGSLQTLILMNPTTYVQYTQQDDDSNNNNSNKTNISNNSFVFLDSHAPPQNASQQFIGIPLSGHEAASITSADNISVLQGYPPRVQYNHYSSHQVDSSHQQAACETPRAQQGLFLTLSSQQQQQQHQNQHQTLHHVGLGSGPGQDIRVGSGSTGIATLVSSKYLEAAQELLDEVVKADSNDINTRSQLFSSKKGTSETDNKAVGESSTGAGEGSGGGGEASEKHTVELGTVERQEIHMKKAKLSSMLHEVEQRYRQYHQQMQMVISSFEQAAGTGSAKSYTSLALKTISRQFRSLKEAIAGQIKAVNKSLGEEDSVSGVGRLKFVDHHLRQQRALQQLGMIQHHPSNNAWRPQRGLPERAVSVLRAWLFEHFLHPYPKDSDKHMLAKQTGLTRSQVSNWFINARVRLWKPMVEEMYVEEMKEQGKNMGSMEKTPNLDQNNEDSASKSTSNQEKSPMGGGGANNYHLNPNHNGDLEVVTGMQGSPKRLRTNEETMMQPINADFNSNDKLTMKILEERQGIRSDGGYPFMGNFGQYQMDEMSRFDVAVSDQELLAQRYSGNNNGVSLTLGLPHCDSLSSTRHQGFMQTHHGIPIGRRVKIGDTEEYGSANISAATVHSSAAAYSAMNIQNQKRYVAQLLPDFVA, encoded by the exons ATGGCTGCTTACTTCCACGGGAACCCACCGGAGATCTCAGCCGGATCCGACGGTAGTTTACAGACGTTGATCCTCATGAATCCAACGACCTACGTTCAATACACTCAACAAGACGACGACTCAAACAACAACAATAGCAACAAAACAAACATTAGCAACAACAGCTTTGTTTTCCTCGACTCCCACGCGCCGCCGCAAAACGCTAGCCAGCAGTTTATCGGAATACCACTCTCCGGCCATGAAGCTGCTTCCATTACATCAGCCGACAACATCTCTGTACTTCAAGGATACCCTCCTCGCGTGCAGTACAATCACTACAGCAGCCACCAAGTGGATTCCTCTCACCAGCAAGCCGCGTGTGAGACTCCACGCGCGCAGCAAGGCCTCTTCTTGACTCTCTCGTCtcaacagcagcagcaacaacatcAAAACCAACACCAGACTCTCCATCACGTAGGGCTTGGGTCAGGACCCGGACAGGATATTCGGGTCGGTTCAGGCTCTACCGGAATAGCCACTCTCGTGAGCTCCAAGTACTTGGAGGCAGCGCAAGAGCTTCTAGACGAAGTAGTCAAAGCTGATTCTAATGACATCAACACTAGATCTCAACTATTTTCATCGAAGAAAGGGACTAGTGAAACTGATAATAAAGCTGTCGGAGAATCTTCCACCGGTGCCGGAGAAGGTtccggtggtggtggagaagcTTCTGAGAAACACACGGTGGAGCTAGGAACGGTGGAGAGGCAGGAAATACATATGAAGAAAGCAAAGCTGAGTAGTATGCTTCACGAG GTGGAGCAGAGATACAGACAGTATCACCAACAGATGCAGATGGTGATCTCGTCGTTCGAGCAAGCGGCAGGAACTGGTTCCGCAAAGTCATACACGTCGCTCGCACTGAAGACCATATCAAGACAGTTCCGGTCCTTGAAAGAAGCGATCGCTGGTCAGATAAAAGCGGTCAACAAGAGCCTTGGGGAGGAAGATTCTGTCTCTGGTGTTGGGAGGCTCAAGTTCGTAGACCATCACTTGAGACAGCAAAGAGCTCTTCAGCAACTCGGAATGATTCAACATCATCCTTCCAATAATGCTTGGAGACCTCAACGTGGTCTGCCCGAACGAGCCGTCTCAGTTCTCCGTGCTTGGCTCTTTGAACATTTTCTCCACCC ATACCCTAAGGATTCGGACAAGCACATGCTAGCCAAGCAAACTGGACTCACTCGGAGCCAG GTGTCAAACTGGTTTATAAACGCGAGAGTTCGGCTATGGAAACCGATGGTGGAAGAGATGTACGTAGAGGAGATGAAGGAGCAGGGAAAGAACATGGGATCCATGGAGAAGACACCTAATTTGGATCAAAACAACGAAGATTCTGCTTCCAAATCTACGAGTAACCAAGAGAAGAGCCCCATGGGAGGAGGAGGTGCCAACAATTACCATCTGAATCCCAATCACAACGGTGACCTAGAAGTCGTCACCGGAATGCAAGGAAGTCCTAAAAGGCTAAGAACAAACGAAGAGACAATGATGCAGCCTATTAATGCTGATTTCAACTCAAACGATAAGCTCACAATGAAAATTCTAGAAGAACGGCAAGGGATAAGATCAGACGGTGGATACCCTTTCATGGGGAATTTCGGACAATACCAAATGGATGAGATGTCAAGATTCGATGTAGCTGTCTCGGACCAGGAGCTCTTAGCGCAAAGGTACTCAGGAAACAACAATGGCGTGTCACTCACGTTAGGTTTACCTCACTGTGATAGCTTGTCGTCCACGCGTCATCAGGGTTTCATGCAGACCCATCATGGGATCCCGATAGGGAGAAGAGTGAAAATAGGAGATACAGAAGAGTATGGATCCGCCAACATCTCGGCTGCAACAGTGCATTCATCAGCCGCTGCTTACAGTGCGATGAACATTCAGAACCAGAAGCGATATGTGGCTCAGTTATTGCCTGACTTCGTTGCTTAA
- the LOC103867331 gene encoding putative glucuronosyltransferase PGSIP8, with protein MDLQRGLMLLCCVLTVLVIETTAYRERQLLQPQETAIDTENALVAVQDRGLKTLRPEHKNAYATMMYMGTPRDYEFYVATRVLIRSLRSLHVDADLVVIASLDVPLRWVQTLEAEDGAKVVRVENLDNPYRRQTNFNSRFKLTLNKLYAWALSDYDRVVMLDADNLFLKKTDELFQCGRFCAVFINPCIFHTGLFVLQPSVEVFKDMVHELQVGRENRDGADQGFLVSYFSDLLDQPLFRPPSNGSVLSGHLRLPLGYQMDASYFYLKLRWNIPCGPNSVITFPGAVWLKPWYWWSWPVLPLGLSWHEQRRATLGYSAEMPLAIIQAVFYLGIIVVTRLARPTITKLCYRRSDRNLTTIQAGFKFIALLSVVAAYVFPFFTIPHTIHPLIGWFLYLMASFALSSIPINTLLLPTLPVLTPWFGIFGTLLVMAFPWYPDGVVRALSVFGYAFCCAPFVWVAFLKITSHLQVLIEKEVLFPRLGDSGTTSGFSKLY; from the exons ATGGATTTGCAGAGAGGTTTAATGTTATTATGTTGTGTCCTAACCGTTCTGGTAATCGAAACGACAGCATATCGAGAGAGACAGCTGCTTCAACCGCAGGAAACGGCGATAGACACTGAAAACGCTTTGGTGGCGGTACAGGATCGGGGTTTGAAAACGCTGCGGCCGGAGCATAAGAACGCCTACGCAACGATGATGTACATGGGAACGCCAAGGGACTATGAGTTTTATGTTGCGACACGCGTTTTGATCAGATCGCTGAGAAGTCTCCACGTGGACGCTGACCTTGTTGTCATCGCTTCTCTCGACGTTCCTCTCCGATGGGTTCAAACCTT GGAAGCGGAAGATGGAGCTAAAGTGGTGAGAGTTGAAAATTTGGATAATCCGTACAGGAGACAAACTAACTTCAACAGTAGATTCAAGCTTACTCTCAACAAGCTCTACGCTTGGGCTTTGTCTGATTACGACCGTGTGGTCATGCTCGATGCCGACAATCTCTTTCTTAAAAAGACCGACGAGCTGTTCCAGTGCGGACGCTTTTGTGCTGTCTTCATAAACCCTTGCATCTTCCACACTGGCCTCTTTGTCTTGCAACCGTCTGTGGAAGTGTTCAAGGACATGGTCCATGAGCTACAAGTTGGAAGAGAGAATCGTGATGGAGCTGATCAAGGCTTTCTTGTTAGTTACTTCTCTGATCTTCTTGACCAGCCTCTCTTTCGTCCTCCAAGTAATGGCTCTGTGCTCAGTGGCCATTTGAGACTTCCGTTAGGCTACCAAATGGACGCTTCTTATTTCT ATCTTAAACTAAGATGGAACATACCCTGTGGACCAAACAGTGTGATTACATTCCCAGGAGCTGTTTGGTTAAAGCCATGGTACTGGTGGTCATGGCCTGTTCTTCCACTAGGTCTCTCATGGCACGAGCAGCGTCGCGCCACTCTAGGGTACTCAGCAGAGATGCCTTTGGCCATTATCCAAGCAGTGTTCTACCTTGGAATCATAGTAGTCACACGACTAGCTCGTCCTACCATAACTAAGCTATGTTATCGCCGCTCGGACCGCAACTTAACAACGATCCAAGCAGGTTTCAAGTTCATAGCACTTCTCTCTGTAGTCGCAGCCTACGTCTTCCCGTTCTTCACCATCCCTCACACCATACACCCACTCATCGGCTGGTTCCTCTACTTGATGGCATCTTTTGCTCTCTCTTCCATTCCAATCAACACTCTTCTACTGCCAACGCTCCCTGTTCTCACTCCATGGTTCGGCATTTTCGGGACGCTGCTTGTCATGGCCTTCCCTTGGTACCCTGATGGAGTGGTGAGGGCGTTGTCTGTTTTCGGATACGCATTTTGTTGCGCACCTTTTGTGTGGGTTGCATTTCTCAAGATCACGTCGCATCTCCAGGTTCTGATTGAAAAAGAGGTGTTGTTTCCGCGGTTGGGAGACTCAGGGACCACTTCTGGGTTCAGCAAATTGTATTAG
- the LOC103867327 gene encoding E3 ubiquitin-protein ligase PUB23: MDEEIEIPPFFLCPISLEIMKDPVIVSTGITYDRDSIEKWLFSAKKNSCPVTKQDITDADLTPNHTLRRLIQSWCTVNASHGVERIPTPRPPISKSEIEKLLKDSASSHQNLAKCFKRLRHIVSENASNKRCLEAAGVPEFLATIVSNKDSSMSLTDEALSLLYHLDTSETCLKNLLNNKKGNDIVNSLTKIMNRGIYESRAYATLLLKNILEVADPMQIMTLKPAIFTEVVQILDDRISHKATKSALHILVNVCPWGRNRHKAVEAGVISMIIELLMDESFSSDRRGPEMAMVVLDLLCQCAEGRAEFLNHGAAIAVVCKKILRVSQTASDRAVRVLFSVGRFCATPALLNEMLQLGVVAKLCLVLQVSCGSKTKEKAKELLKLHARIWRDSPCLTRNMILAYPS, translated from the coding sequence ATGGATGAAGAGATCGAGATTCCTCCGTTCTTCCTTTGCCCCATCTCTCTAGAGATCATGAAAGATCCGGTGATAGTCTCTACCGGAATAACCTATGACAGAGACAGCATCGAGAAATGGCTCTTTTCAGCAAAAAAGAACTCGTGTCCGGTCACCAAACAAGACATAACCGACGCAGATCTCACCCCGAACCACACTCTTCGCCGTCTGATCCAATCTTGGTGCACTGTAAACGCATCCCACGGCGTAGAGAGGATCCCCACCCCAAGACCTCCTATCTCTAAATCTGAGATCGAAAAGCTCTTAAAAGATTCAGCCTCTTCTCATCAAAACCTAGCCAAGTGTTTCAAAAGACTTCGTCATATCGTTTCCGAGAACGCTAGCAACAAGCGTTGTTTGGAGGCGGCAGGAGTACCTGAGTTCTTGGCCACCATCGTAAGCAATAAAGACTCTTCGATGAGTTTGACCGACGAAGCCCTCAGCTTACTCTACCATCTTGACACTTCAGAGACATGTCTCAAGAATCTTTTAAACAACAAGAAAGGTAACGATATTGTAAACTCGTTGACGAAGATCATGAACCGAGGGATATACGAGTCAAGAGCCTATGCGACTTTGCTTCTAAAAAACATTCTTGAAGTAGCGGATCCAATGCAGATCATGACTTTGAAGCCAGCGATTTTCACCGAGGTCGTGCAGATCTTGGACGACCGGATCTCTCACAAGGCGACAAAATCTGCGTTGCATATATTGGTGAACGTATGTCCATGGGGAAGGAACAGACACAAGGCCGTGGAAGCTGGAGTGATCTCTATGATAATAGAGCTTCTCATGGACGAGAGTTTCTCATCAGATAGGAGAGGTCCAGAGATGGCCATGGTGGTTCTTGATCTATTGTGTCAGTGTGCGGAAGGAAGAGCAGAGTTCTTGAACCACGGAGCAGCTATAGCAGTGGTGTGCAAGAAGATACTTAGGGTTTCTCAGACAGCAAGCGATAGAGCTGTTAGGGTTTTGTTTTCGGTTGGGAGGTTCTGTGCGACGCCGGCTTTACTAAACGAGATGTTACAGTTGGGGGTTGTAGCGAAGTTGTGTCTTGTGCTTCAGGTTAGCTGTGGAAGCAAGACTAAAGAGAAGGCAAAGGAGTTGCTTAAGTTGCACGCTAGAATTTGGAGAGACTCGCCTTGTCTCACAAGAAATATGATTCTTGCATACCCCTCGTGA